A genomic stretch from Streptomyces venezuelae ATCC 10712 includes:
- a CDS encoding TIGR01777 family oxidoreductase: MDPMQRSALRKRVAVTGASGLIGSALVRSLRADGHDVLRLVRRPARTADEVEWDPARLYVDAAGLVGVDSVVHLAGAGVGERRWTEAYKREIRDSRVLGTTAISQALASLADPPESLVCGTALGWYGDTGSRAVDESAPAGTGFLPSVCVEWEAAAAPAEEAGIRVTYARTGLVVAREGGAWGRLFPLFRAGIGGRMGDGRQYWSFISLHDEVAALRHLVDTPSLAGPVNLTAPDPVTNREVTAAMGRVLRRPTLLTVPAPALRVVLGDFAQDVLGSQRVLPGRLLETGFDFAFPGIDDAIRAAAR; the protein is encoded by the coding sequence ATGGACCCCATGCAGCGTTCCGCCCTCCGCAAGCGCGTCGCCGTCACCGGCGCCTCCGGGCTCATCGGCTCCGCCCTCGTCCGCTCCCTGCGCGCCGACGGCCACGACGTCCTCCGGCTCGTCCGCCGTCCCGCGAGGACCGCCGACGAGGTCGAGTGGGACCCGGCACGGCTGTACGTGGACGCCGCCGGACTCGTCGGCGTCGACTCCGTCGTCCACCTGGCCGGCGCCGGCGTCGGCGAGCGCCGCTGGACCGAGGCGTACAAGCGGGAGATCCGGGACAGCAGGGTGCTCGGCACCACCGCCATCTCCCAGGCCCTCGCCTCCCTCGCGGACCCGCCGGAGAGCCTGGTCTGCGGGACGGCGCTCGGCTGGTACGGGGACACCGGCAGCCGCGCGGTCGACGAGAGCGCCCCCGCGGGCACCGGCTTCCTGCCCTCGGTCTGCGTGGAGTGGGAGGCCGCGGCGGCCCCCGCCGAGGAGGCCGGCATCCGCGTCACCTACGCCCGCACCGGTCTGGTCGTGGCGCGCGAGGGAGGCGCCTGGGGCCGGCTGTTCCCGCTCTTCCGCGCCGGGATCGGCGGACGGATGGGCGACGGCCGCCAGTACTGGTCGTTCATCTCCCTCCACGACGAGGTCGCCGCCCTGCGTCACCTCGTCGACACCCCGTCCCTGGCCGGCCCGGTCAACCTCACCGCCCCCGACCCCGTCACCAACCGCGAGGTCACGGCGGCGATGGGCCGGGTCCTGCGCCGCCCGACCCTCCTCACCGTGCCCGCGCCCGCCCTGCGGGTGGTGCTGGGGGACTTCGCGCAGGACGTGCTGGGCAGTCAGCGGGTGCTGCCGGGACGGCTGTTGGAGACGGGCTTCGACTTCGCGTTCCCGGGGATCGACGACGCGATCCGGGCGGCGGCGCGCTGA
- a CDS encoding MBL fold metallo-hydrolase has translation MNTNDDALRGRTARYTVLTTGYTLSTGPGVAATVSYVHDGDRHVIVDPGMVAGRDRILGPLAELGLGPDDITDVVLSHHHPDNTMNVGLFGRARVHDHHAIYENDQWTDRDAEGYELTPSLRLIRTPGHSREDITLLAGTDTDIVAFVGDLWWRPNGPVDDPVAPDHTVLRDSRLRVLAAADVIVPGHGPAFPADDTAPR, from the coding sequence ATGAACACCAACGACGACGCACTGCGCGGCCGCACCGCCCGCTACACGGTCCTGACCACCGGCTACACCCTCTCCACCGGCCCTGGGGTCGCCGCCACCGTCTCCTACGTGCACGACGGCGACCGGCACGTGATCGTCGACCCCGGCATGGTGGCCGGCCGCGACCGGATCCTCGGACCGCTCGCCGAACTGGGCCTCGGCCCCGACGACATCACCGACGTCGTGCTCAGCCACCACCACCCGGACAACACCATGAACGTCGGCCTCTTCGGCCGGGCGCGCGTCCACGACCACCACGCGATCTACGAGAACGACCAGTGGACCGACCGGGACGCCGAGGGCTACGAACTCACCCCGTCACTCCGCCTGATCCGCACCCCCGGCCACAGCCGCGAGGACATCACGCTCCTCGCCGGCACCGACACGGACATCGTCGCCTTCGTGGGCGACCTCTGGTGGCGGCCGAACGGCCCCGTCGACGACCCGGTCGCCCCGGACCACACGGTCCTGCGCGACTCCCGGCTCCGGGTGCTCGCCGCCGCGGACGTCATCGTCCCCGGCCACGGCCCGGCCTTCCCGGCCGACGACACGGCCCCGCGCTGA
- a CDS encoding helix-turn-helix domain-containing protein, whose product MLGAGIVSEVFDFRGQGLPRFDFALCTDRPGRVRTDVGLPLVVEHGLDRLASADLVIALPWSDFRTPPAPAVLDALTAAHGRGALVAAHCVGAFALAAAGLLDGRRATTHWRFAGLLAERHPDVTVDPDALYVDEGSVATGAGAAAGFDLCLHLLRREYGATTANAIARDLVLPSHRDGGQAQYLATPVPEDSQDEKLAEVLAWAREHLHEPLPVAELARRALMSRRSFARRFAASTGTTPHAWLLGLRLSRAEELLETTDLPVEEIAHAVGFGSAAVLRAQFVRRRGVPPRSYRRSFTRTPTV is encoded by the coding sequence ATGCTCGGCGCCGGGATCGTCTCCGAGGTGTTCGACTTCCGCGGACAGGGCCTGCCGCGCTTCGACTTCGCCCTGTGCACCGACCGGCCCGGCCGCGTCCGCACCGACGTGGGTCTGCCGCTCGTCGTCGAGCACGGCCTGGACCGGCTCGCCTCGGCCGACCTCGTCATCGCCCTGCCCTGGAGCGACTTCCGTACGCCCCCGGCCCCGGCCGTACTCGACGCGCTGACCGCCGCCCACGGGCGCGGCGCACTGGTCGCGGCCCACTGCGTCGGCGCCTTCGCGCTCGCCGCCGCCGGGCTCCTCGACGGGCGGCGGGCCACCACCCACTGGCGGTTCGCCGGCCTCCTCGCCGAGCGCCACCCGGACGTCACCGTCGACCCCGACGCGCTGTACGTGGACGAGGGCAGCGTCGCCACGGGCGCGGGCGCCGCCGCCGGCTTCGACCTGTGCCTGCACCTCCTGCGGCGCGAGTACGGCGCCACCACGGCCAACGCCATCGCGCGGGACCTGGTGCTCCCGTCCCACCGGGACGGCGGCCAGGCCCAGTACCTGGCCACTCCCGTACCCGAGGACAGTCAGGACGAGAAGCTCGCCGAGGTGCTCGCCTGGGCCCGGGAGCATCTCCACGAGCCGCTGCCCGTTGCCGAGCTGGCCCGCCGGGCCCTGATGAGCCGGCGTTCCTTCGCCCGCCGCTTCGCCGCCTCCACGGGCACCACCCCGCACGCCTGGCTGCTCGGGCTGCGCCTCAGCCGCGCCGAGGAGCTCCTGGAGACCACGGACCTGCCGGTCGAGGAGATCGCCCACGCGGTCGGCTTCGGCAGCGCGGCCGTGCTCCGCGCCCAGTTCGTCCGCCGCCGGGGCGTCCCGCCCCGCTCGTACCGCCGCTC
- a CDS encoding NAD(P)/FAD-dependent oxidoreductase: MVEAVDVVVVGAGLAGLAAAHRLTGAGLSVAVLEAEPRIGGRMATESVDGFLLDRVGPLLTQSYEELRATPGLDGLVLRPFAPGVLVHSDGRYARWGAPHPRRAALGPRSPGNRSVGGAFSVARALASAPRHPAASLDQARLGASLVRLAATPTQRILARPERTAREALTARLPARTVQGVLRPLLAALLGDPDLGMSSRRADLALRAFARGRTAVPEGGAAALPERLAAALPAGTVRTGVRVTEASISRVTTAEHGVIRCRSVVLATGARTAAELLPGLRVPAFHALTVLHHTAPVAPTTDPTLLLESDPGGPVAHTAVMSAVDPSRAPEGRVLITSTVLGTPPDDTERRVRKHLATLYGTSTDEWELLGLRHTAHAVPAMPPPHDGRRSVRLLSGLYVCGDHRATSTPQGALASAHRAATALLTDLGIPAPRESESTEAA, from the coding sequence ATCGTGGAGGCCGTGGACGTCGTCGTCGTGGGAGCCGGGCTCGCGGGGCTCGCCGCCGCCCACCGGCTGACCGGCGCCGGGCTCTCCGTGGCCGTCCTCGAGGCGGAGCCGCGGATCGGGGGCCGGATGGCGACCGAATCGGTCGACGGCTTCCTGCTCGACCGGGTCGGGCCGCTGCTCACCCAGTCGTACGAGGAACTGCGGGCCACCCCGGGGCTGGACGGCCTCGTGCTGCGCCCCTTCGCGCCCGGGGTGCTCGTGCACAGCGACGGGCGGTACGCGCGCTGGGGCGCGCCGCATCCGCGCCGGGCCGCCCTCGGGCCCCGCAGCCCGGGCAACCGGAGCGTGGGGGGAGCGTTCAGCGTGGCGCGCGCCCTCGCGAGCGCCCCCCGTCATCCGGCCGCCTCACTCGACCAGGCGCGGCTCGGCGCGTCCCTCGTGCGGCTCGCGGCGACCCCGACCCAGCGGATCCTGGCCCGGCCCGAACGGACCGCGCGCGAGGCCCTGACGGCCCGGCTGCCCGCCCGGACCGTGCAGGGCGTGCTCCGGCCGCTCCTCGCGGCGCTGCTCGGAGACCCTGACCTCGGCATGTCGAGCCGTCGCGCCGACCTCGCGCTGCGCGCCTTCGCCCGGGGCCGGACGGCCGTACCGGAAGGCGGGGCGGCGGCGCTGCCCGAGCGGCTGGCGGCGGCGCTGCCGGCGGGCACGGTGCGGACCGGGGTCCGGGTCACCGAGGCGTCGATCTCGCGGGTGACGACGGCGGAGCACGGGGTGATCCGCTGCCGTTCGGTCGTCCTCGCGACGGGGGCGCGGACGGCCGCCGAACTGCTGCCGGGGCTCCGCGTCCCGGCCTTCCACGCCCTGACGGTGCTCCACCACACGGCGCCCGTCGCCCCCACCACGGACCCCACCCTGCTCCTGGAGTCCGACCCCGGCGGGCCCGTCGCGCACACGGCGGTGATGAGCGCGGTCGATCCGAGCCGTGCGCCGGAGGGGCGGGTCCTGATCACGTCGACGGTGCTCGGGACGCCGCCGGACGACACGGAACGGCGGGTCCGCAAGCACCTGGCCACGCTGTACGGGACGTCGACCGACGAATGGGAGCTGCTCGGCCTGCGGCACACGGCGCACGCGGTGCCGGCGATGCCGCCGCCGCACGACGGGCGCCGCTCGGTCCGACTGCTCTCGGGCCTGTACGTCTGCGGCGACCACCGCGCGACGAGCACCCCCCAGGGCGCCCTCGCCTCGGCCCACCGCGCGGCGACGGCCCTCCTGACGGACCTGGGAATCCCGGCACCGAGGGAATCGGAGTCGACGGAGGCGGCGTGA
- a CDS encoding GNAT family N-acetyltransferase, giving the protein MIVPETLIRTAERADDDVLAELDRVTWSRLHAVLPAPVPPYGPFFDDRHRPEDYLVAVRGGVVVGYVRTVPPTPLAATAHVRQIQGLVVAESARGLGVARALLRAAMDRARADGAVRMTLRVLGHNAPARALYASEGFGVEGVLPGELFLDGEYVDDVLMGRSLTR; this is encoded by the coding sequence ATGATCGTGCCGGAGACCCTGATCCGTACCGCCGAACGGGCGGACGACGACGTCCTCGCCGAGCTCGACCGGGTCACCTGGTCTCGCCTGCACGCGGTCCTGCCCGCGCCGGTCCCGCCGTACGGACCGTTCTTCGACGACCGGCACCGGCCCGAGGACTACCTCGTCGCGGTGCGCGGGGGCGTGGTCGTGGGTTACGTCCGGACCGTGCCGCCGACGCCGCTCGCGGCCACCGCCCACGTCCGCCAGATCCAGGGACTCGTGGTCGCCGAATCCGCCCGGGGACTCGGGGTGGCGCGGGCGCTGCTGCGGGCCGCGATGGACCGGGCGCGGGCGGACGGCGCCGTCCGGATGACGCTGCGGGTGCTCGGCCACAACGCGCCCGCCCGCGCGCTCTACGCCTCGGAGGGCTTCGGGGTGGAGGGCGTGCTGCCGGGGGAGCTGTTCCTGGACGGGGAGTACGTGGACGACGTCCTCATGGGCCGTTCGCTGACCCGCTAG